One Pseudomonadota bacterium DNA window includes the following coding sequences:
- a CDS encoding electron transfer flavoprotein subunit beta/FixA family protein, whose product MKILVCVKQVPDAKDVRLDPKTNTLAREGVESIMNPFDRHALEEAVRLKEKHGGTVTVLTMGPPQAEETLRDAVSCGADEAVLVSDRAFAGSDTLATTYTLSRAVEKLGGFDLILCGKQAIDGDTAQVGPGLAQRLQIPFVAYVRKINDVSSGVMRLERLMDDGYDELEVALPVLLTVVKEINEPRVPSLKGKMKAKGMKAAVLNASDIGADPEQLGLNGSPTWVVKVFSPQFSAERCMLEGTVDEQVDQLLTKLEPLL is encoded by the coding sequence ATGAAGATTCTAGTGTGTGTGAAGCAGGTGCCGGATGCCAAAGACGTTCGTCTGGATCCGAAGACCAATACCCTGGCCCGGGAGGGGGTTGAAAGCATCATGAACCCCTTTGACCGGCATGCTCTCGAAGAGGCGGTTCGGCTGAAGGAAAAACACGGCGGCACAGTGACTGTTCTGACCATGGGCCCTCCCCAGGCGGAAGAGACCCTGCGTGATGCGGTCTCCTGCGGCGCTGATGAAGCCGTTCTCGTTTCCGACCGGGCATTTGCCGGTTCCGATACCCTGGCCACGACCTACACTCTTTCCAGGGCCGTTGAAAAGCTTGGCGGTTTTGATCTGATACTTTGCGGCAAACAGGCCATTGACGGCGACACTGCCCAGGTTGGGCCGGGTCTGGCGCAGCGGTTGCAGATCCCTTTTGTCGCGTATGTTCGAAAGATCAATGATGTTTCCAGCGGGGTTATGCGGCTGGAAAGATTGATGGATGATGGATATGACGAGCTGGAAGTTGCGCTGCCGGTATTGCTCACTGTCGTGAAAGAGATTAACGAGCCGCGGGTTCCATCCCTGAAGGGCAAGATGAAAGCCAAAGGCATGAAGGCGGCAGTTTTAAATGCTTCAGATATCGGTGCAGACCCGGAACAACTGGGCCTGAACGGCTCACCCACCTGGGTCGTCAAGGTGTTTTCTCCGCAATTCAGTGCGGAGCGCTGCATGCTTGAAGGGACGGTTGATGAACAGGTTGACCAACTCCTGACAAAACTAGAGCCGCTTCTCTAA
- a CDS encoding acyl-CoA dehydrogenase family protein, translated as MNYFLSEEQQMIVDVARQITDEKIIPQRAELDEKEEFPTEILKEVAQADLFGLYIPEEYGGFGGGSFDMVLALEQFARGCVGIATSFAASALGAYPILISGSEEMKKKYMPVIASGKKWAAFGLTEANAGSDASGIQTTAVLDGDEWVLNGTKQWITNGGDAEIYSVIAITDRTKGPRGASMFVVESSDPGFSYGAKEKKLGIRASSTRELIFKDCRIPKDRMIGREGTGFFTVMKTLDLSRPGIASLGVGLGQAALDEAVNYAKQRVQFGKPIISFQAVQHILADMAIQLEASRALVYAAARHIDTGVKDVSKPSSMCKVMATDMAMKVTTDAVQILAGYGYMREYPVEKMMRDAKILQIYEGTNQIQRNVIGQALNKEYSRS; from the coding sequence GTGAATTACTTTCTTTCTGAAGAGCAGCAGATGATCGTGGACGTGGCTCGACAGATCACCGACGAGAAAATCATTCCTCAGCGCGCGGAACTTGACGAAAAAGAGGAATTCCCTACCGAGATCCTGAAGGAGGTCGCCCAGGCCGACCTCTTCGGTCTTTATATTCCAGAGGAGTATGGTGGTTTCGGGGGCGGCAGCTTCGATATGGTGCTGGCCCTTGAGCAGTTTGCCCGCGGTTGTGTGGGGATTGCGACGAGCTTTGCCGCCAGCGCCCTCGGTGCCTATCCGATTCTGATCTCCGGTAGTGAAGAGATGAAAAAGAAGTACATGCCCGTTATTGCCAGCGGCAAGAAGTGGGCCGCTTTCGGCCTGACCGAGGCCAACGCCGGCAGCGATGCATCCGGGATTCAGACCACGGCCGTCCTTGATGGTGATGAATGGGTATTGAACGGAACCAAACAGTGGATTACCAATGGTGGAGATGCCGAAATCTATTCGGTGATCGCCATCACGGATCGCACTAAAGGCCCGCGTGGGGCGAGTATGTTCGTGGTTGAAAGTTCCGACCCCGGATTTTCTTACGGCGCCAAGGAGAAAAAGCTTGGGATAAGAGCATCGTCAACCCGGGAGCTCATCTTCAAGGATTGCCGCATCCCGAAGGACCGCATGATCGGTCGCGAAGGGACCGGCTTTTTTACGGTGATGAAAACCCTCGACCTGTCCCGTCCCGGGATCGCCTCCCTGGGTGTCGGTCTTGGCCAGGCAGCCCTTGACGAAGCCGTCAATTACGCCAAACAGAGAGTTCAGTTCGGGAAACCGATTATCTCCTTCCAGGCCGTGCAGCATATCCTGGCCGATATGGCCATCCAGCTTGAGGCTTCCAGGGCCCTGGTTTATGCTGCGGCAAGGCATATCGACACCGGAGTCAAGGATGTGTCCAAGCCTTCCTCAATGTGCAAGGTGATGGCGACGGATATGGCCATGAAAGTGACCACCGACGCTGTCCAGATTCTGGCAGGTTATGGTTACATGCGTGAATATCCGGTTGAAAAAATGATGCGGGATGCCAAGATTCTACAGATATATGAGGGGACGAACCAGATCCAGCGAAACGTGATCGGGCAGGCGCTTAACAAGGAGTATTCAAGAAGCTGA
- a CDS encoding ketoacyl-ACP synthase III → MIRGVIQGTGSYLPEYVLTNGELEKLVETSDEWITSRTGISSRRIAGPGEETSKISAEAARRAMAMAGITAEEIGMIIVGTITSEMTMPSCACLVQKEIGAVNAFAFDLSAACSGFIYGLELADKQIRAYPDKKILVIGAENLSARVNWKDRNTCVLFGDGAGAVIVGADESGRGLLASKLFSDGRLGDLLYMNAAPSMNPYLGMDRTEAADFDPARLGCPRPDDGSYIRMSGREVFKNAVLAMESSIDQVLEAAGVKGPDIDWIIPHQANIRILHNLGERIGVPKEKIFINIHKYGNTSAATVPIALDEANRGGLLKKGDLILTCAFGGGFTWGAEILRW, encoded by the coding sequence ATGATTCGCGGGGTTATCCAGGGAACCGGCTCGTATCTTCCCGAATATGTGCTGACCAACGGTGAACTTGAGAAGCTCGTTGAAACTTCCGACGAGTGGATCACTTCTCGAACGGGAATAAGCAGCCGCCGGATTGCCGGGCCCGGTGAAGAAACATCGAAAATATCCGCCGAAGCCGCGCGGCGTGCCATGGCAATGGCCGGCATCACCGCCGAAGAGATCGGGATGATCATTGTCGGGACCATCACTTCTGAAATGACCATGCCTTCATGCGCCTGTCTGGTCCAGAAGGAGATCGGCGCGGTCAATGCCTTTGCCTTCGATCTGTCGGCAGCCTGTTCAGGTTTTATCTATGGTCTGGAGCTTGCCGACAAACAGATCCGGGCATATCCGGACAAAAAGATTCTGGTGATCGGCGCCGAAAATCTCTCGGCCAGGGTCAACTGGAAGGATCGTAATACCTGTGTGCTCTTCGGGGACGGCGCCGGAGCGGTGATCGTCGGTGCTGATGAGAGCGGCCGCGGCCTTCTCGCCAGCAAATTGTTTTCGGACGGCCGGCTTGGCGACCTGCTCTATATGAACGCGGCGCCGAGCATGAATCCCTACCTTGGTATGGACCGGACAGAGGCTGCTGATTTCGATCCCGCCAGGCTCGGTTGTCCTCGTCCTGATGATGGTTCCTATATCCGGATGTCCGGGCGGGAAGTTTTCAAGAATGCGGTTCTGGCCATGGAAAGCTCGATCGATCAGGTCCTGGAGGCGGCCGGAGTCAAAGGGCCGGATATCGACTGGATCATACCCCATCAGGCCAATATCAGGATTCTCCATAATCTGGGTGAAAGGATAGGCGTTCCGAAGGAAAAAATATTCATAAATATTCATAAGTATGGTAATACATCGGCGGCAACTGTTCCCATAGCGCTGGATGAAGCCAACCGGGGCGGGTTGCTGAAAAAAGGAGACCTGATCCTTACATGTGCCTTCGGCGGAGGTTTTACCTGGGGGGCTGAAATTCTCCGGTGGTAG